In Phyllostomus discolor isolate MPI-MPIP mPhyDis1 chromosome 3, mPhyDis1.pri.v3, whole genome shotgun sequence, a single genomic region encodes these proteins:
- the PTPA gene encoding serine/threonine-protein phosphatase 2A activator isoform X1 → MAEGERQAPPDSSEDAPAATQNFIIPKKEIHTVPDMGKWKRSQAYADYIGFILTLNEGVKGKKLTLEYKVSEAIEKLVALLNTLDRWIDETPPVDQPSRFGNKAYRTWYARLDQEAENLVAAVVPTHLAAAVPEVAVYLKESVGNSTRIDYGTGHEAAFAAFLCCLCKIGVLRVDDQIAIVFKVFNRYLEVMRKLQKTYRMEPAGSQGVWGLDDFQFLPFIWGSSQLIDHPYLEPRHFVDEKAVNENHKDYMFLECILFITEMKTGPFAEHSNQLWNISAVPTWSKVNQGLIRMYKAECLEKFPVIQHFKFGSLLPIQPVSLC, encoded by the exons ATGGCTGAGGGCGAGCGGCAGGCGCCGCCAG ATTCTTCGGAGGATGCCCCTGCAGCCACCCAGAACTTCATCATTCCGAAAAAAGAGATCCACACGGTCCCAGACATGGGCAAATGGAAGCGCTCTCAG GCATATGCTGACTACATCGGATTCATCCTCACCCTCAACGAAGGCGTGAAGGGGAAGAAGCTGACGCTGGAGTACAAAGTCTCTGAG GCCATCGAGAAGCTGGTCGCCCTTCTCAACACGCTGGACAGGTGGATTGACGAGACTCCTCCAGTGGACCAGCCGTCTCGCTTCGGGAACAAGGCCTACAGGACCTGGTACGCCAGGCTCGACCAG GAAGCAGAAAACTTGGTGGCCGCAGTGGTCCCCACCCATCTGGCAGCTGCTGTGCCTGAGGTGGCTGTTTACCTAAAGGAGTCAGTGGGGAACTCTACACGCATCGACTACGGCACAG GACACGAAGCAGCCTTCGCTGCCTTCCTCTGCTGTCTCTGCAAGATCGGGGTGCTCCGGGTGGACGACCAGATAGCTATCGTCTTCAAGGTGTTCAATCG GTACCTTGAGGTGATGCGGAAACTTCAGAAGACATACAGGATGGAGCCCGCAGGCAGCCAGGGAGTGTGGGGCCTGGACGACTTCCAGTTTCTGCCCTTCATCTGGGGCAGCTCGCAGCTCATAG ATCACCCGTATCTGGAGCCCAGGCACTTCGTGGACGAGAAGGCGGTGAACGAGAACCACAAGGACTACATGTTCCTGGAGTGCATCCTGTTCATCACggag ATGAAGACGGGCCCCTTTGCAGAGCACTCCAACCAGCTGTGGAACATCAGTGCAGTCCCCACCTGGTCCAAAGTGAACCAGGGTCTCATCCGCATGTACAAGGCCGAG TGCCTGGAGAAGTTCCCCGTGATCCAGCACTTCAAGTTCGGGAGCCTGCTGCCCATCCAGCCCGTCTCCCTGTGCTAG
- the PTPA gene encoding serine/threonine-protein phosphatase 2A activator isoform X2 codes for MPPHSSEDAPAATQNFIIPKKEIHTVPDMGKWKRSQAYADYIGFILTLNEGVKGKKLTLEYKVSEAIEKLVALLNTLDRWIDETPPVDQPSRFGNKAYRTWYARLDQEAENLVAAVVPTHLAAAVPEVAVYLKESVGNSTRIDYGTGHEAAFAAFLCCLCKIGVLRVDDQIAIVFKVFNRYLEVMRKLQKTYRMEPAGSQGVWGLDDFQFLPFIWGSSQLIDHPYLEPRHFVDEKAVNENHKDYMFLECILFITEMKTGPFAEHSNQLWNISAVPTWSKVNQGLIRMYKAECLEKFPVIQHFKFGSLLPIQPVSLC; via the exons ATGCCTCCAC ATTCTTCGGAGGATGCCCCTGCAGCCACCCAGAACTTCATCATTCCGAAAAAAGAGATCCACACGGTCCCAGACATGGGCAAATGGAAGCGCTCTCAG GCATATGCTGACTACATCGGATTCATCCTCACCCTCAACGAAGGCGTGAAGGGGAAGAAGCTGACGCTGGAGTACAAAGTCTCTGAG GCCATCGAGAAGCTGGTCGCCCTTCTCAACACGCTGGACAGGTGGATTGACGAGACTCCTCCAGTGGACCAGCCGTCTCGCTTCGGGAACAAGGCCTACAGGACCTGGTACGCCAGGCTCGACCAG GAAGCAGAAAACTTGGTGGCCGCAGTGGTCCCCACCCATCTGGCAGCTGCTGTGCCTGAGGTGGCTGTTTACCTAAAGGAGTCAGTGGGGAACTCTACACGCATCGACTACGGCACAG GACACGAAGCAGCCTTCGCTGCCTTCCTCTGCTGTCTCTGCAAGATCGGGGTGCTCCGGGTGGACGACCAGATAGCTATCGTCTTCAAGGTGTTCAATCG GTACCTTGAGGTGATGCGGAAACTTCAGAAGACATACAGGATGGAGCCCGCAGGCAGCCAGGGAGTGTGGGGCCTGGACGACTTCCAGTTTCTGCCCTTCATCTGGGGCAGCTCGCAGCTCATAG ATCACCCGTATCTGGAGCCCAGGCACTTCGTGGACGAGAAGGCGGTGAACGAGAACCACAAGGACTACATGTTCCTGGAGTGCATCCTGTTCATCACggag ATGAAGACGGGCCCCTTTGCAGAGCACTCCAACCAGCTGTGGAACATCAGTGCAGTCCCCACCTGGTCCAAAGTGAACCAGGGTCTCATCCGCATGTACAAGGCCGAG TGCCTGGAGAAGTTCCCCGTGATCCAGCACTTCAAGTTCGGGAGCCTGCTGCCCATCCAGCCCGTCTCCCTGTGCTAG